CCATTGTCGAAGCGCACGGAGGGAAAATCTGGGTTGAGAGCACGCTTGGCAAAGGGAGTGTCTTTCATTTTACCCTGCCGCTTTTAAAAAAAGGGGTTTGAGTGCTGATTTTCTTCCATACAATTTGACTTTGCAAACCTTTCTGACTTATAATTACCGGAATGCGAAAATATATCATTCTTTTTCTTGCGCTTACACTCGTGTCGTGCAGTTACCTGCCATTTACAAAAAAGAAAGAAGATACTAAAACTACAACCACAACCACTAAATCTGCACAAACAAAGGGTGAAAAGGTGGATGCAGCGGAAGCAGGTGACCAGAAACCGGGTGACATAAAGGTCATCGATGGGGTTGAATACATCTATGCGAGGAACAGAAGATATATGCTCACCCCTTACGAGCCTGAATATGTCTGGGTAAGGAAAGACCAGTACTCCCCCGGTATGGGTGAAGGTCTCCTCTCGGGAGGAACAGCTTCGAAAAAGGACCGGGATGAGATGGAGAAGAGACTCGCCAAGCTCGAGGAGGAGTTGAAAAAGAAAGGGATTGCGCCACAGATGGTATATCCCATGCAGATGGGATCTCTCCCCCTTGGTATGGGTTTCATGCCTGGCCTTGCCATGGTCAACTTTAATTACCCCTCACCAAAGATGAAAAGAAAGGTCATCGTTCTGCCGGTAAGCGACACGACGAACTACAAGGAAGAACATCTCGGTGAGTTGGCAACAAAACGTCTTATATCGCGACTTGAGAACACCGGCACTATCATCTGCATCGATCCCAATACAACGAACATACAGGGCGTTCTCACAGATCCTGCAAGCCTGAAGGTGCTCAACGAGGTCTTTGGAGTCGTTGCAGTCCTCAAGGCAACCCTTTCCGATGTATATACCAGTACGTCAAAGATCGAGGGCAAACAACAGCAGGAAACATCTTTTGCCATGTCCAAGCTGTCCATCGATGTTTACAATACAGATACGGGAACCATATTGAAGCAGCTCTCCGGAAGGAACCCCGTCTTCCTGTCACGTGAGGGGGGCGATATGAGCTCGGAGAAGGCAAAAATGAAGTCGATCGATCTGACCTTAGAGATGATCGCCGACGACCTCCTCAAGGCCGTTCTCACTCTTGACTGGCATGCCCGTATCGCATCCATTGAGGAAGGCAAGGTGTACCTGAATGCCGGAAGGTTATCCGGCCTCGAAAAAGGCGGCGTTCTTGAGGTTTATTCACCTGGCGAACAGATACTGGACTCCAAAACGAAGGTCCCCCTTGGAAGACAAAAGGGAAACTTTAAGGGCGAGCTTGAGGTTGTTGAGCTCTTCGGTGTCGATGCAAGCTGGGCCAAGCCGAAAAAAGGGACAAGCTTCTCTCCTACAGATCTCGTATACGTAAAGCAGTAAACGCTAACCCTTCCAAAGCAGACACACAATTAAAACCAGCTCATGGCTGACAGCAAAAACTAAACAATTCCTCATGCCGCGCTCACGCGGCACCCTCAAAGAATGTAAATGATGTATCCGGGATACGCTATTTCTACGTAAAGTAAGAAGTAGGAAGTAGGCAGTAAAGGATTTGCGTGCATACTGCTTATTGCCTACCCGGTTCTTGCTGTTGCTATGAGCTATCAGCTATTTGCTGTCTACTTCACGAGTGGCAGGGTTGCCCTGAACTCGTCGGTCCCCGCCTTCTGCAATATCTCGTATATGAACATCTCTGTCGAGGTTATCGTTGCACCGCACTGCTGCATGCGTTCCAGGGCTGTTTTCCGGTTGTCGGGGGCACGCGATGAAACGGCATCACCCACAACATGTACCTCGTACTTGCCCAGCCCGTGCAGGGCTGTTTGCAATACACAGATATGGGCCTCTACACCGGTAAGGATTAACGTGTGCCGGCCTATCCTTGACACCTCGTCCTGAAACTCCTTACAGGAGAAACAGTTAAAGTGCACCTTGGACACGGGCCTGGTGGCAACAAGTTCCTGTTTGACCTCAGGAAGCGTTGACCCGAGTTTCTCCTGCTCGGTGATCACAACCGGGATTCCTGCCATATTGGCAAAACGCGCAAGTCGTATGACGTTCTGTGTAACCCCTTGCCTTTCTGAGATAACGGGCATCAGTTTCTCCTGAACGTCGATGATAATGAGAACACAGTCATCCCGCGACACAAGGTTATTGGCGGCCTGTGCTTTGCGTGCCATAGATACCTCCGTAGTTTTTTTGTCCTCGCTTGCGTGGTCCTCGCGATGGCCTGTAGCCTTATTATAAACTATTCCATGGGATATTTGTNNNNNNNNNNNNNNNNNNNNNNNNNNNNNNNNNNNNNNNNNNNNNNNNNNNNNNNNNNNNNNNNNNNNNNNNNNNNNNNNNNNNNNNNNNNNNNNNNNNNCCCTCCCCGTAGGCATCGTCTCAGGAAATGTCAAATGCCGATATAAGATACACCTTCGAGGTCGCACCATCCCAGAAATACCGCTCAGCAAGGGGGTTCAGTTCCCGGCCATGACCAAACCGCTCAAAGACCTCCCTTTTGAGGGCCACGTAGTGGGCAAGGTCCTTTACCTTCAGGGTTACCGACCGGAATTTCCCCTTGAGGAATTCGTACTCAATGCCTTTCAGGTCGACACTGCCAAAATGCAGTGTATCCTCTTCCCTAACATATATTTTTGTGTCCGGCGAACCGGGCCTGACGCCTATCTCCTTCATACCCTTCAAGGCCGAGATATCCGTCCCCCAAACAATCCCGTTATACCCGTCCGGCTCATTCCGGAACGCAGACACGCCCGTGGCGACCAAGAGGATAAGTGCTGAGTATAGTAGTGTTTTTATTGCTAAAGACATTTTATCCACAAATATTGTGAATAGCCGGCTGTTGTTACTATGGGCCATGGGCTGCCAGCGAAGAACTATCCCGTTTCCTTGTTTTCTTCAACGACGTATATCTCCGGATAGTTCCTGTACAGCTCCGCATAATCTATCCCATACCCCACGATGAAGCCGTCGTCGATTGTAAAGCCGATGTAATCGCCCTCTATCTCTACTTCCCTCCGGGCCCTTTTGTCAACAAGTGCGCAGATCTTCAGTGTTTTCGGCTCCCGTTTCTTAAGTATCTCGCGTACCGATTTTAACGTAAGTCCTGAATCTATGATATCTTCCACGATCACCACGTTCCTGTCCTTAATATCTTCTTCCAGGTCCTTTGTAACCGATATCTCTCCCCTTGACTTCATCGCATTCCCATAGGACGATACCCGCATGAAATCCACTCTGGACGGGTTTCCGATGCAGCGCACCAGGTCAGAGGTGAACATGAAGGAACCCTTCAAGAGACAGACAAAGACAATGTCTTCACCTTCGAAATCCTTCTCTATCAATGAGGCGAGCCTCTTGACCGCGCCCTCTATATCTTCCTTTGAAAACAGTTTTTTCATCATTCTCCGGCCCCCGCACAAAGACGCTACAGGGCGTACTGCAGTAAAACTATCTCCTGTGATTTCGGGAGGTTTGCCTTCGTGATCTCCACCTCGGTACTGCCTGCTGCCTTGACCGTCTTTTTGTCCCCGGTAAATTCTTCAATGCCCGCGATCGGGAGGTCGCATTTTTCTGTTTTGTAGTGCATCGGTATCGTCACAAGGGGAGACAGGTCGTTCATTACCTTCGTTGCCTCCTTTGCATCGATAGTAAAGAAGCCTCCCACGGGCAAAAGAAGTACGTCAACCTTGCCGATCTGTTTCAGCGCGTCCTTTTCAAGGACGTGACCGAGATCCCCCATGTGCCCTACGGCCAGCCCGTCTGCCTCGATGATAAAGATCAGGTTCTGTCCCCTTTCTTTCCCCCCGGAGGTATCGTGATATGACGGGATGACCCGTATCTTTACCCCTTTCTCTTCATATGCACCCGCCTTGTTGATATGCTTGAACCTGCCCTGGATGTCCTTTGTGTAATTGTGGTCTTCGTGGTCATGACTCGTAAGGACGATATCCGCCTCATCCGTGATCTTCCCGTAGCCCATGGCACCCCCGAAGGCCCCTGACTGATAAGGGTCAAGAATAATCCTTACCCCCTTTTCCGTCGTTATCTTAAATGATGCGTGGCCGTACCATTTTATCTTCATGTGCGTTCCTCCTTTTTCTTCTTGATAATACAATGCCGGGCGGGGAGGTGTCAAGGCCGGCATTATCCTCCTGCAGCCGAAATTGCCTGCAGCAGGCGATAAAAAGGCTTGATAAAAAAACCTCAGGACATTAGACTGTTCTTGCTTAGCATATAAGCCCGGACAATTCATTAGCTCTTGTGTGGAGATGTCCTGTAGCAAACCGTTGTGAGAGAAAGGCAGCAGAGAGCGGAGAGCCAAGAGTAAACTCAACAAACCCAATGAACGCGAGCGACACAAACCAGCCCACACCGTGGGCGAGAAGGGAAGTCTCTTCGGGCTTTGCTCGAAGAGGGGGCGACGTGAGCCCCGATAACTGCAGCCGCTGGAGCGGAATGAGCGTGTTTGCGGGGAAGAGCCCGGCACTGATGATCATCCTAATGAAAAATCCGGGATAAGATAATCTACAAGAGTGGTACACATGGGTCCTGAAGAGATCATTAAAGGCGTATATATCGTCGGCAGCTCGGATATCAGCGACCCCAGGGACTGTTCGGTATATCTCATTGACCTCGGTGAATTGATTCTCGTTGATACCGGCGCAGGGACCGGCGCCGAAGGCATCATCGGCAACATTATAAGTCTGGGACTCGATCCCGGAAAGATCACAACAATCATACTCACTCATTGCCACATAGACCATGTCGGCGGAGCACATGTTTTCAAAAAGCGTTACGGCTCGCGGATTGTCATGCATGAGCTTGACGCCGCTGTCGTTGAAAGGGGCGACAACAGGATGACGGCGGCATACTGGTACGGCGTCAACTTTGCCCCTCTTGGCGTGGACGTGAAGCTTGCCGGAAAGGAGGACCGACTCAGCTTCTCCGACAGCGAGGTCGTCTGTCTCCACACCCCCGGCCACACCCCCGGCTCTATCTCCGCCTACGTTGATACCGGCGGGAAAAGGGTCCTCTTTGGTCAGGACATCCACGGCCCTTTCCTTGCAGAGTTCGGCGCGAACATCTCTCATTGGCAGAAATCCATGGAAATTCTCCTTGCCCTCAGGGCCGATATCCTCTGCGAAGGACATTTTGGCGTGTACCTGCCCAATGAAAAGGTGACCGAATATATTGAACGGTACATAGATGAATACGGTGAGCGATAAAGCGGCTCATGGTAAATCGTATATCGTAGTTCGTATATCGTATATCGGAACCGCAAAGAAACCGTTCGGCGTTGGGCGTTCGGCGAGAAGGCCGGCTCAGAGCGAAAAAAATATAAGTCTTATAAGGCCTATTGGACCTACTTTTTTATAGCGAGTTCACGGGCCCCGTACCCACAAAGTGGGTACGGGATGCTCCACGGACCAGGGAGACTGTATGGATTCAAACAAATACATTACCGGCTATGAGGGCAAAAATCCCCGTATCCACCGCAGTGTCTTTATCGATATCTCTGCCCGTGTCATAGGGGATGTCGTCATCGAAGAAGGTGCGAGCATCTGGCCTATGGCTGTTCTGAGGGCTGACAGCGCCGATATTTATATCGGAAGGCGTTCCGCAGTGTTAGATCATTCTCTTATTGAATCACCCGAAGGTCATCCCGTCCGGATCGAGGAAGAAGTTCTTGTCAGTCATGGCTCCATTGTCCATGGGGCACACATTTACTCCAACACCCTTATAGGGATTGGGGCCATTGTTCTTGAAGGCGCTATCGTTTCCAGCGGCTCCATTGTTGGTGCCGGAAGTCTTGTGGTTGCCGGCGCCTTTATACCCCCTAATTCGCTGGTCATGGGAACTCCCGGAAAAATCATCAGGCAAACTGCGCCGGAAGAGCGTGAGGGGACAGCGAACCAGATTGAAGGTCTTTCCCGTAAGGCGCGAAATTACCTTAAATAATTACTGCCCCGTTGCATTTTCCCCGGAAATGTTTCACGTGGAACAAAAAAGGCAGTCGATAGTCGATAGTGAATAGTAGATAGTAAACCGCAAAGCATTACAATATGCTACGGCTCGAAATAAAGGCGGGAGGACCGTATTCCCGGATATTTCAAGGGGCATCGGTGTCGGGC
This sequence is a window from Syntrophorhabdaceae bacterium. Protein-coding genes within it:
- a CDS encoding isochorismatase family protein; translated protein: MARKAQAANNLVSRDDCVLIIIDVQEKLMPVISERQGVTQNVIRLARFANMAGIPVVITEQEKLGSTLPEVKQELVATRPVSKVHFNCFSCKEFQDEVSRIGRHTLILTGVEAHICVLQTALHGLGKYEVHVVGDAVSSRAPDNRKTALERMQQCGATITSTEMFIYEILQKAGTDEFRATLPLVK
- a CDS encoding gamma carbonic anhydrase family protein codes for the protein MDSNKYITGYEGKNPRIHRSVFIDISARVIGDVVIEEGASIWPMAVLRADSADIYIGRRSAVLDHSLIESPEGHPVRIEEEVLVSHGSIVHGAHIYSNTLIGIGAIVLEGAIVSSGSIVGAGSLVVAGAFIPPNSLVMGTPGKIIRQTAPEEREGTANQIEGLSRKARNYLK
- a CDS encoding MBL fold metallo-hydrolase; this translates as MKIKWYGHASFKITTEKGVRIILDPYQSGAFGGAMGYGKITDEADIVLTSHDHEDHNYTKDIQGRFKHINKAGAYEEKGVKIRVIPSYHDTSGGKERGQNLIFIIEADGLAVGHMGDLGHVLEKDALKQIGKVDVLLLPVGGFFTIDAKEATKVMNDLSPLVTIPMHYKTEKCDLPIAGIEEFTGDKKTVKAAGSTEVEITKANLPKSQEIVLLQYAL
- a CDS encoding MBL fold metallo-hydrolase — protein: MGPEEIIKGVYIVGSSDISDPRDCSVYLIDLGELILVDTGAGTGAEGIIGNIISLGLDPGKITTIILTHCHIDHVGGAHVFKKRYGSRIVMHELDAAVVERGDNRMTAAYWYGVNFAPLGVDVKLAGKEDRLSFSDSEVVCLHTPGHTPGSISAYVDTGGKRVLFGQDIHGPFLAEFGANISHWQKSMEILLALRADILCEGHFGVYLPNEKVTEYIERYIDEYGER
- the hpt gene encoding hypoxanthine phosphoribosyltransferase, which encodes MMKKLFSKEDIEGAVKRLASLIEKDFEGEDIVFVCLLKGSFMFTSDLVRCIGNPSRVDFMRVSSYGNAMKSRGEISVTKDLEEDIKDRNVVIVEDIIDSGLTLKSVREILKKREPKTLKICALVDKRARREVEIEGDYIGFTIDDGFIVGYGIDYAELYRNYPEIYVVEENKETG